From a single Miscanthus floridulus cultivar M001 chromosome 8, ASM1932011v1, whole genome shotgun sequence genomic region:
- the LOC136474814 gene encoding F-box/kelch-repeat protein At1g74510-like isoform X2 has protein sequence MLEGQSCLISRSLPSSCEQESRLAYMTYHLLEITRSKRPPGTLSIEHDVAAVAALTKRTKSAEDQNGEALDCQGSNDQGDSDSSTLISSIGRDNSINCLARCSRSDYGSIASLNRSFRSLVRSGELYKERRQLGISEHWVYFSCNVQEWEAYDPYRSRWMTLPRMPHNECFMCSDKESLAVGTELLVFGKEIHSHIILSYSILTNSWSRGVEMNAPRCLFGSASFVEKAIIAGGMDADGRVLRSVELYNSETKRWITLPSMNKARRMCSGVFMDGKFYVIGGMASNTEVLTCGEEYDLDKGTWRVIENMSEGLNGASGAPPLVAVVENELYAAQYAGKLVRKYNKMDNSWTTLGELPERPEAVNGWGIAFRGCGERLLVIGGPRVLGGGMIELHSWIPSEGPLQWNMIGSKPSDFTQGSIE, from the exons ATGTTGGAGGGTCAATCTTGCCTGATATCAAGGTCGCTGCCGAGTTCCTGTGAGCAGGAATCCAGACTAGCTTACATGACTTACCACCTACTCGAGATCACGAGGAGTAAGCGCCCGCCTGGGACCCTGTCTATTGAGCACGACGTTGCTGCAGTGGCAGCATTGACTAAACGGACCAAGTCCGCTGAGGACCAAAACGGTGAGGCACTGGATTGTCAAGGAAGTAATGATCAGGGCGACTCAGATTCAAGCACCCTGATAAGTTCCATTGGCCGGGACAACTCAATCAACTGCCTTGCTCGTTGTTCTCGTTCTGATTATGGTTCTATCGCATCACTGAACCGGAGCTTTCGATCACTTGTCCGCAGTGGTGAACTGTACAAGGAACGTCGACAGCTGGGGATTTCAGAACACTGGGTCTACTTCTCTTGCAATGTGCAGGAGTGGGAGGCGTATGACCCCTACCGTTCACGGTGGATGACGCTTCCAAGGATGCCCCATAATGAATGTTTCATGTGCTCTGACAAGGAGTCACTTGCTGTGGGCACTGAACTTCTGGTGTTTGGAAAGGAGATTCATTCACATATTATTCTGAGCTATAGCATTCTGACAAATTCATGGTCGCGGGGTGTTGAAATGAATGCCCCTAGATGTTTGTTTGGATCAGCTAGTTTTGTAGAGAAAGCAATTATAGCTGGAGGCATGGATGCTGATGGAAGGGTGCTTCGTTCTGTTGAGCTGTATAACTCAGAAACTAAGAGATGGATAACACTTCCAAGCATGAATAAAGCTAGGCGAATGTGTTCTGGTGTCTTTATGGATGGCAAGTTTTATGTAATTGGTGGAATGGCCAGTAACACGGAAGTGCTTACTTGTGGAGAAGAGTATGATTTAGATAAAGGTACCTGGCGGGTGATAGAGAACATGTCTGAGGGGCTCAATGGTGCAAGTGGTGCTCCTCCACTTGTCGCTGTTGTTGAAAATGAGTTATATGCAGCGCAATACGCCGGAAAGTTGGTAAGAAAGTATAATAAAATGGATAACTCATGGACAACATTGGGGGAGTTACCAGAGCGGCCAGAAGCTGTGAATGGCTGGGGTATTGCATTCCGGGGCTGTGGAGAGCGGCTTTTGGTTATCGGTGGACCAAGAGTGTTGGGTGGTGGGATGATTGAGCTCCATTCTTGGATTCCAAGTGAGGGGCCATTGCAATGGAACATGATCGGAAGCAAACCTTCAG ATTTTACTCAAGGTTCAATAGAGTAG
- the LOC136474814 gene encoding F-box/kelch-repeat protein At1g74510-like isoform X1 encodes MLEGQSCLISRSLPSSCEQESRLAYMTYHLLEITRSKRPPGTLSIEHDVAAVAALTKRTKSAEDQNGEALDCQGSNDQGDSDSSTLISSIGRDNSINCLARCSRSDYGSIASLNRSFRSLVRSGELYKERRQLGISEHWVYFSCNVQEWEAYDPYRSRWMTLPRMPHNECFMCSDKESLAVGTELLVFGKEIHSHIILSYSILTNSWSRGVEMNAPRCLFGSASFVEKAIIAGGMDADGRVLRSVELYNSETKRWITLPSMNKARRMCSGVFMDGKFYVIGGMASNTEVLTCGEEYDLDKGTWRVIENMSEGLNGASGAPPLVAVVENELYAAQYAGKLVRKYNKMDNSWTTLGELPERPEAVNGWGIAFRGCGERLLVIGGPRVLGGGMIELHSWIPSEGPLQWNMIGSKPSGAHFIISKMATTAELISISLSGSCFVSWRLRGHVFFVELCL; translated from the exons ATGTTGGAGGGTCAATCTTGCCTGATATCAAGGTCGCTGCCGAGTTCCTGTGAGCAGGAATCCAGACTAGCTTACATGACTTACCACCTACTCGAGATCACGAGGAGTAAGCGCCCGCCTGGGACCCTGTCTATTGAGCACGACGTTGCTGCAGTGGCAGCATTGACTAAACGGACCAAGTCCGCTGAGGACCAAAACGGTGAGGCACTGGATTGTCAAGGAAGTAATGATCAGGGCGACTCAGATTCAAGCACCCTGATAAGTTCCATTGGCCGGGACAACTCAATCAACTGCCTTGCTCGTTGTTCTCGTTCTGATTATGGTTCTATCGCATCACTGAACCGGAGCTTTCGATCACTTGTCCGCAGTGGTGAACTGTACAAGGAACGTCGACAGCTGGGGATTTCAGAACACTGGGTCTACTTCTCTTGCAATGTGCAGGAGTGGGAGGCGTATGACCCCTACCGTTCACGGTGGATGACGCTTCCAAGGATGCCCCATAATGAATGTTTCATGTGCTCTGACAAGGAGTCACTTGCTGTGGGCACTGAACTTCTGGTGTTTGGAAAGGAGATTCATTCACATATTATTCTGAGCTATAGCATTCTGACAAATTCATGGTCGCGGGGTGTTGAAATGAATGCCCCTAGATGTTTGTTTGGATCAGCTAGTTTTGTAGAGAAAGCAATTATAGCTGGAGGCATGGATGCTGATGGAAGGGTGCTTCGTTCTGTTGAGCTGTATAACTCAGAAACTAAGAGATGGATAACACTTCCAAGCATGAATAAAGCTAGGCGAATGTGTTCTGGTGTCTTTATGGATGGCAAGTTTTATGTAATTGGTGGAATGGCCAGTAACACGGAAGTGCTTACTTGTGGAGAAGAGTATGATTTAGATAAAGGTACCTGGCGGGTGATAGAGAACATGTCTGAGGGGCTCAATGGTGCAAGTGGTGCTCCTCCACTTGTCGCTGTTGTTGAAAATGAGTTATATGCAGCGCAATACGCCGGAAAGTTGGTAAGAAAGTATAATAAAATGGATAACTCATGGACAACATTGGGGGAGTTACCAGAGCGGCCAGAAGCTGTGAATGGCTGGGGTATTGCATTCCGGGGCTGTGGAGAGCGGCTTTTGGTTATCGGTGGACCAAGAGTGTTGGGTGGTGGGATGATTGAGCTCCATTCTTGGATTCCAAGTGAGGGGCCATTGCAATGGAACATGATCGGAAGCAAACCTTCAG GTGCCCACTTTATTATATCCAAGATGGCGACAACTGCGGAGCTAATCAGTATATCGTTGTCTGGTTCGTGCTTTGTATCGTGGAGATTGAGAGGCCATGTTTTCTTTGTCGAGTTGTGCCTATGA